Below is a window of Mycobacterium dioxanotrophicus DNA.
TTGAGGTTCCGGACACCGCCGCCGTCACCGAAGCGACTCACCTCATCCGCGAGACCACCACCCCGCTCATCTACCATCACTCCCGTCGGGTCTACTTCTTCGCGCAGATCCACGCCCAGCGGCTCGGTGTGGCACCGGATCCGGAACTGCTCTACCTGGCTGCCCTGTTCCACGACACCGGCCTGCAGCGGCCGTTCTCTGACGCAGAACAGCGTTTCGAGGTCGACGGGGCCGACCACGGGCGCCAGTTCCTGCTCGAACGCGGCTTCTCCCCCGCGGCCGCCGAAACGGTCTGGACGACCATCGCACTGCACACGACACCGGGCATCCCTGACCGCTTGGGCCCGGAGATCGCCACCATGTATCTGGGGGTGCTGACCGACGTCGTCGGGTTCGGCCTGAACGAGCTCCATGACGACCAGGTGTCCGAAATCCTCGCCGTTCACCCACGAGGTGATTTCAAGAACGAGTTCCTCCAAGCCTATTTCGACGGTTTGAAGAACCGCCCGAACACGACGAACGGCACCGTCAACGCCGACGTTGTGGAGCACTTCCTCCCCGGTTTCCGGCGTACCACCACAGTCGAGCGCATGCTCGGCTCGGCCTGGCCGAGCTGACCGCGACACGTCGACGCGGGACGTCCGGAATTCTTGTCCCCCAGCAAATTGCGTCTCGGTTTGAGTAGCTGTCCGGTACGCAACACATCCGGCCGCACCCACGACCATCACTGCCAGACAGGAAACCGCACATGAAACTCGGACTACGGCTGCCCCAGAGGCTGGGAGTCGACCTGCAACACGATGTGGTCGAAGCAGCCCGGACAGCCGAAGCCGCCGGGTACGCCAGTGTGTGGACGTACGAACGGCTGCTGTTCCCGCAGATGCCCGCCGAACCGTATGCCCCGCCGAACGTGCCGTGGCCGGAAAGCTCTCGGCAGGCCGCCGACCCCCTCGCCGTCCTCACGGCAGCGGCCGTGGTGACCGAAAAGGTGCGCCTCGGTACCGCAGTTCTGGTTGCCGCACTGCACACACCCGTGCAGCTGGCGAAGGCACTTGCCACGGTGGACCAGATCAGCGGCGGACGCGTGATCGCGGGGATGGGCACCGGGTGGTCCACCGATGAGCTGCAGGCCACCGGCGCCACCCGAGCCGATCGTGGTCGCCTTCTCGACGAAACGCTGGATGTCTTCGATGCGGTGTGGGCCCCGGACCCGGTGAATTTCCGGGGATCTCGCGTCGTCATCCGCGACGCCGACGTGCTGCCCAAGCCGGTGTCGAAAATCCCGGTGATGCTGGGTGGCGGTGGCCGCAACTTGGGCCGCAGCACGAGTTCCAAAGCCCTGCAGCGCATTGCCCAACATGCCGACGGTTGGTTGCCGGTGCTCACCACACCGGGTCCGGCCGGAGCCGCGGACCTGCGCGCAAGCTGGGACTGTATCCGCGACATGGCCTCCGCCTATGGCCGCGACGCATCTCGGATGGAATTGGTCGTGGTGGGAAACGTCACCTTCACCACACGCCCGGCAGGACATGACCGATCGGCGTTCGTCGGCACTCTCGATCAAATCCTCGACGATGCCAGGACGGCCGCAGACGCCGGCGCCGACGAACTCATCGTCGATCTGAATCTGCAGGACTGGTTCACCAGCACTCGGCAGATGCTCGAGACGGCGGTCGAAATCCGTGAGCAGCTGGTGGTGCCATGACGAAAGTCGTTCCAAGCCACCGCCCGACGGAGGCGCATCGCCGTGGCCACCGCTGACGCTGACCGGCTGCGTGAACTTGCGGCGACCGAGGCGTCGTTGCGGCGTATCGCGATGCTCGTTGCCGGCGGCGCTGCGCCGGAGGCGGTGTTCCACGCCGTCACCAAGGAACCCCTGCGGCGCTTCGGATCCGGCACCGCGCGGATGGTCCTGCCGTCTACATGTCACAGCCTGCCCAGACGGCGGCCCTCATTCGTCAGGCGTGCCCGTAGGCGCGTCGCACACGTCACCTCAGATCACGCACTACTCGTCTGCACCGGCGCGACGTGCCGTGCTGAACCGGCGCTGGTAGGCCGCGGGGCTGATGGAGAGCTTTCTGGCGAAAACCCGTCGCATGCTCTCGTAGCTGGGAAACCCTGCCAGAGCCGCTGCCCGCGTTGCGGTGTGCCCTTGATCGAGCAGCGCCCTGGCCATGTCGAAGCGGATGTTCTCCACATAGCGGGCCGGCGTCGTGGACAGTTCTTCGTGAAAGAGCCTGGTGAGGTGCCGGGTACTCATGTGCAGGTGCTCGGCGAGTTCCCCGAGCGAGTGGTTGTCCTGCGGGTTCGCCGTCACCAAGTCGGTCACCTTCCGCAACGCCGGTGACCGGGGCGGTGGTCCTTGCAGTGGAGCGGAGAACTGCGACTGACCGCCGGAACGCTGCATGTACACCACCAGGGCACGAGCGACGTCGCGGGTCACGTCCGGACCGTGGTCTTCTTCGACGAGTGCGAGAGCCAGATCGATTCCGGCGGTCACTCCCGCCGACGTGTATGTGCTGCCGTCACGGACATAGATCGCGTCGGGTTCGACACGGCATGTCGGGCAGCGGGCGGTGAGCTCGGCTGCGGCCCGCCAGTGCGTCGTCGCACGCTTGCCGTCGAGCAGGCCCGCGGCGGCGAGGATGAATGCGCCGGTGCAGATCGACGCGACACGACGCGCTCCGGCGGCCGGGACCCGGGCGGCTTCCGCCAGATTTCGCGGCACAGGTGTTCGCGGATAGCGGTCGGAGCCCGGCACCAGATAGGTGTCCGGGGCGGGCTCCGCGGAAACGGCGCCGTCGACCGCGACCCTGAATCCGAGGTTCGACGTGACGTCCTCACCTAGCGGGGACAGCAACACGATCCGGTAGTCGGCACCGAACCCGTTGGCCTCCTTGAACACCTCCGCCGGGCCGGCGACGTCGAGCATGGTGACACCGTCGTAGACGAGGATCGCGACGCAGCGCGGGACCGTCTGGGGTGCGACGGACGCACGCTGAGTCATCAGCCGATTATCGCCGCCTCCGACACTCGCGCGGGGGCTCCCACCCGCGGAACTGCATTCCCGGTCGTTGAGCGCACGCTTTAACGACCGGGAATGCAGTTCCGGCGCAGTTGAGGTGAGTTACGCCCGGACAAGCTCGAACAGCGGGATCGCCCGGCTGGTCTTGGCCTGGTACTCAGCGAATGCCGGTGCCAGCTCGGTCAGCTTCGGGTACGTCGCGTCGCGCTCGTCGGCGGGCAGCTCACGGGCGATGGCGTCGAGAGTCTCTGCGCCGAGTTCGATGCGCACCTGCGGATTGGCCCGCAGGTTGTGCACCCACGCCGGGTCTTTGGGCGCACCCGCATACGACCCGACGATGAGCATCTTGCCGTCGACGGTCACATAGGCCAGCGGGGTCAGCCGCGGCTTGCCGGACTTGGCACCGGTGGTGTGCAGCAACAGCAGGTCGCCGCCCTCGAACTGGCCACCGACCTTGCCACTGTTGGCGCGGAATTCGTCGACCACGCCACGGTTGAACGCATCGAGCGCGGCCTGGTCGGTGAACAGCTTCTCCTGGTCCATCTCGGTCATGCTTTTTCCAGCTTCTCCGGCTTGGCATCTATTCCGGATTCCTTACGCTGCTGCGCGGTGATCGGCGCAGGCGCGTCGGTCAGCGGGTCGACACCGCCACCCGACTTCGGGAAGGCGATGACCTCGCGGATCGAGTCGACACCCGCGAGCAGCGCGGTGATGCGATCCCAGCCGAAGGCGATGCCGCCGTGCGGCGGTGCACCAAAAGTGAAGGCGTCCAACAGGAATCCGAACTTGTCCTGGGCCTCGTCGTGGCTGATACCCATCATCGCGAACACCCGCTCCTGCAAGTCGCGACGATGGATACGGATCGACCCGCCGCCGATCTCGTTGCCGTTGCAGACGATGTCGTAGGCGTCGGACAACGCGTTGCCGGGATCGGTGTCGAAGGTGCCCTCCGACTCGGGCTTCGGTGCGGTGAAGGCATGGTGCACCGCCGTCCAGGCTCCCGACCCCACCGCGACGTCACCGGAAGCCGTCGCCTCGTCGGTGGACTCGAACATCGGGAAGTCCACCACCCAGGTGAATGCCCACGCGTTCGGGTCGATGAGGTCGAGCCGCTTGGCGATCTCGATGCGGGTCGCACCGAGTAGCCCTCGGGCCCCCTTGGCCGGACCTGCAGCGAAGAAGATGCAGTCACCGGGCTTGGCGCCGACATGCTCGGTCAGCCCGTCGCGTTCGGCGTCGGTGAGGTTCTTGGCCACCGGGCCGCC
It encodes the following:
- a CDS encoding HD domain-containing protein; amino-acid sequence: MSETIAGVEVPDTAAVTEATHLIRETTTPLIYHHSRRVYFFAQIHAQRLGVAPDPELLYLAALFHDTGLQRPFSDAEQRFEVDGADHGRQFLLERGFSPAAAETVWTTIALHTTPGIPDRLGPEIATMYLGVLTDVVGFGLNELHDDQVSEILAVHPRGDFKNEFLQAYFDGLKNRPNTTNGTVNADVVEHFLPGFRRTTTVERMLGSAWPS
- a CDS encoding TIGR03619 family F420-dependent LLM class oxidoreductase, translated to MKLGLRLPQRLGVDLQHDVVEAARTAEAAGYASVWTYERLLFPQMPAEPYAPPNVPWPESSRQAADPLAVLTAAAVVTEKVRLGTAVLVAALHTPVQLAKALATVDQISGGRVIAGMGTGWSTDELQATGATRADRGRLLDETLDVFDAVWAPDPVNFRGSRVVIRDADVLPKPVSKIPVMLGGGGRNLGRSTSSKALQRIAQHADGWLPVLTTPGPAGAADLRASWDCIRDMASAYGRDASRMELVVVGNVTFTTRPAGHDRSAFVGTLDQILDDARTAADAGADELIVDLNLQDWFTSTRQMLETAVEIREQLVVP
- a CDS encoding GlxA family transcriptional regulator — its product is MTQRASVAPQTVPRCVAILVYDGVTMLDVAGPAEVFKEANGFGADYRIVLLSPLGEDVTSNLGFRVAVDGAVSAEPAPDTYLVPGSDRYPRTPVPRNLAEAARVPAAGARRVASICTGAFILAAAGLLDGKRATTHWRAAAELTARCPTCRVEPDAIYVRDGSTYTSAGVTAGIDLALALVEEDHGPDVTRDVARALVVYMQRSGGQSQFSAPLQGPPPRSPALRKVTDLVTANPQDNHSLGELAEHLHMSTRHLTRLFHEELSTTPARYVENIRFDMARALLDQGHTATRAAALAGFPSYESMRRVFARKLSISPAAYQRRFSTARRAGADE
- a CDS encoding nitroreductase family deazaflavin-dependent oxidoreductase produces the protein MTEMDQEKLFTDQAALDAFNRGVVDEFRANSGKVGGQFEGGDLLLLHTTGAKSGKPRLTPLAYVTVDGKMLIVGSYAGAPKDPAWVHNLRANPQVRIELGAETLDAIARELPADERDATYPKLTELAPAFAEYQAKTSRAIPLFELVRA